The sequence below is a genomic window from Ostrinia nubilalis chromosome Z, ilOstNubi1.1, whole genome shotgun sequence.
CTATTTATCTTAGAGTAAGCGAGATAGCGCGTCATCTTgtcatttttatgtaaaagttAGCCACTAATCGAGTACTAGGTACTAAGTTTATTCTGtacaaattattaaatatattatgttGATTAAAAATTTATTGATGTTTCAGTTACACGAATCACCTTAACCTAAAATAAATTCGAACAGTGTTCCTTAGTATGACTACCTACTAAAGAAACcaaaatacctacattaaaatacttataatattgaacaagattattaaaaaatattcactTTACATCAATTCAGGTAAATTACAACGTATAAAAACAATCCGTAAATTAAAAAacttaagtaaaagtaaaactTAATACTCAAATTCAGAGTTAATTTCAATGTAAGTACCTATCATTTACACTGATGAgtatttcagttattttatttaacctatACTGGGTTATCGTTATTCCTTAATCTTTTTaacaaattgtgtttataacaagcaaattaaacaaattttattattatcaacaTTACAACATCGTAAACgattaaattttactttcataacaatatttaaaacaaaactgtTTACTGTCGGGGTCATTATCATTACGATAACATCATAATATGTGATGCAACTTATTTTTGATCTTACCTACTATCTAACGGACAGCCTtaacaattaaataacttaTGTACCTAGATCTACTTAAAATACTTTCCCAAACTGAACTTTGAAAAAGAGAATGACTACAAAATCTATCAGAAACGTTTCacgtttttttttcaacttggaGAAGTATTTCAAACAGGTCTAACCTAAAGGTGTGTCTATATTATCCCTACAGTTTCTCCATGACGTTGAGGAGTAGGTCCATTTCCTGGTGAACCTCCCTGAGGAGGTCCTTCATCTGCTTGGAGGAGTCGAGGATGTCGATGCTCTGCGTGTAGGGGTTGTAGCGGACTCCGAAGTCTCGGGGAATGGTCTGAGCGAATTTGCTGTAAAAGAAATAGATggtttaaaagaaataatgtaaTCGGAGATTGTTGACTATTCCTCTATGAAATATATTGCAACACACTCCTCTATGAAATTTCATTAAGATTTGCTGAATAACGTACATTCTTACTTCAAAACTATGATATAAGTTAATTGACTGATATTACTATTCTAATTTATCAGTTTTCGATAAGTATAAAATCATCTCATATGTGATTAGGTAATATCAATGAAAGACTTACATCATCTTATCTTTGGCGTCTTCAAAGCTGTTGGCGACGAAGTAGACCGGCTGATACTCGGTGATGGGGTACTTGGTGAGGCCGGTGACCTCGGGGTGGAACTCCTTCAGCTGCGGCTCGTCCGAGAGGCAGTACTGCAGCTCGCCGAAGGAGGACAGCAGGCCGGCTCCGAAGGCCTTGAGGGTGCCCCCTTGCCGGCACAGACCGAATTCCACCGTGAACCAGAAACACTGTGAAATATTATCTCATGGTTATCTACACTGCCAGGGAAAACGAAGTTTTGATCCAAGAACGGGTAATTAAGTATGGTCCATGTGTAAAAATGGAGCTTGAAGAATTTTGGCCCCATTGAATTAGGTGCAAAAgatagcagaaaggcgctggatgcaggccactaccaaccagTCTTTagggaaatcattgggggtggcctatcttcagcagtagacgttctatgcctgaaatgatgatgatgaatttggtGCAAGACTCGTGTAATTACCGTGGCAAGCTTCTCGATGTAGTCGTCGGGCGCCCCCAGGGAGGCGAGCCCGATCTCCTGCGAGAACTGCGCGAAGGCCGGGTCGGCGAACAACGGCGCGTGCCCCAGCAGCTCGTGGCACACGTCGGGCTCCGGCGTGTACAGCGGCCGCGAGTGGTGCCGGATGTACTGCGTGCTGTGGAACACGCGGAACGCCAGCCCCGCCAGGAAGTCGCGCGACGACAGCAGCCCAGCCACTGGCCGCAGCGTGAAACCGGTGCAGTCTGGGAAATTCAAGAATAgtttattttcatttctttCGGGATTTACACggtcaaaatatttgttaattttaaatgaTCGTGAAAACAACCAACCTTTTAAGAAATTGGAAACGTCTTCTAACTGAGGAATGTTGTCTTCCCTGTAGCCGCAGTTCTCAATCAAGAGGGGGAACACGTGGTTGTGCTCCTTGCAGGCGTGCGTGGGGTACAGCTCCGCGAGCTTGCGGAACACCTCGCCCCACGTGGCCACCTCCTCCTTGGTGTAGTCCACGTGCGGCAGCGGCTGGCCGTGCTTGTAGTTGTAGGCGATGTCCGCGAAGTACTTGCGGCGCGCGCGGTACGTGGCGTCCGTGAACCCCGGGTGGTCCGAGTCCAGCTCGGCGCCGTACGACAGGATCTGGTTGGCGAAGCGGTCCAGGTCGCGGATGCGGCGCGGGAACCACGGCACGGCAGCTGGAAGAACTTCAACCGTTAGCGAACAGTCAGGACTTTTGTAGAATTTTAGCGGTGGGTGCGCAACTTACATCTGTTATCCTTGTAGTTTCTGGAGATGATGTTGAGGTAGCCGACGATCTTCTTGAGGTCCTCGAGGGCGGCGCCGAAGTCGCCGGTGCCGTGCTCGCACTCCACCATGAACTCGTAGCCGGGCCGGCGCACGGACGAGCGCGACTCGATGTGGCTGAGGTTGACGCCGTGCTTGGAGAAGATGGTGAGGTACTTGGCCAGCGAGCCCACATTGTCTTTTGCCTGCGGCGAGAACAGCAGCCACGTCGACTTGGCCGAGTCGCGGCCCTCGCGGATGTAGTTGCCGCCCTCCATGAGTTtgggctgaaacaaacgaagatatgtgaaaaatattgtaataatttagGCTAAGGCCATTGTAATTTGAGGACCGATGAAGAAAAAAGACTATGGGCATTTCTACTGcacggtgtattttttctcaattcggtgctaaaatttatatttagttttttaagtagtttcaatacaaaaaaataaattttactccattctgaatgtaaaaatagcattgtcactaaatattgtgaagtggtttatgagaaaagTTAAGCACCGAATTtagagagcaccgaattgagaaaatgaatcacggaattgagaaatgaatctccaaatataaaaatcgctccgacaaacttagaattgacgacattatgaagaaatatctaatgtatttcaataatcaatataataaatacttaaaacgttttgatatctgactgctggtctattagttagatggttcattttaggtttatgtgtctgaaataccaatggaataaaacaaaaatcctaatcaatatgttcattttaataaactataattaattcttaatatttatatattaatttaattttatttaaataaaacaaataaatacataagacAGGGtctcattgtttatttattcttaaccttaaacataaaacaaatatttcaagacccaagagctagattgacctgacactataccgaagatatatcggacgtcagtttgtatACGATTAAAATGGCcctcaaatagctgaaatacaacaaggcaccgggtgttACAGCATTATggctgagcttcgccggtactaaaggctctacagaagcagttcaattccgtcattctcgaagaaaaaacgctttcggtatggcacagaagtgtggtgatagcattatagactcatctcacttatgaagcgtgtttacaagctgttttcgagagtccttacgaatcatctcgctcgcagactcgacgacttccagtcttccgaacaagcttgtttccgaaaagactttagtattatggtacacacacaggtaagctacggcagattatacagaagaccaaggagtcgcgatatcgcggacgatatcggagtcatggctgagaccttggaagatctaagcataatgctcgatggcctccgCAGAGCCTCTCAATAAGTGGGTCtaaaaatgaacatggacaagacaaaaatcatgtcaaatatccgtgttgcacccactcctctgaaggttggagactacactctgAAGTttttgacaattgtgtatacctgggacaagagtccagatagttaggtccaactttgagaaagaggtttatcgctgaattcaacatagctaagcatcgatcgggaagcttcgctattccgtctgaaataccgcagtgtcttaagacaaaagtcttcgaccagtgtgtgttgccagtgatggtgtatggattgaaacgtggtcgcttactatgagtcTAATAAGAATCGGAAATGAAAATATCGGCaaaagaaccaaagtgaccggcatagcccgcagaattgcataaatcaagtagcagtgggcggggcacatagctcgtacagataataGCTGTTaggactgaaaagttgtcgagtggaaccacggaccagtgagcaggccccccactaggtagaccgacgatctgatgaaggtcgagggaagaacctggaagaattattttgataagatagcaatagcagtgtattatttttaatgaaacctcaaaaaataagttttattgtcttctgtccaatgactggtacggtccaatgattggtagttcaccctattattatgctctattgatttcattatcattttaagatacacaaacaatttatagcacaataaaagtctctattttcatttaatatcaattcggtgtacgtgttttctcaattcgatgccccatattccgcggaattgagatccacggaattgaggaaaactcacatttcatcaaattactcgaaaatattataaattacaacaatttctaccaaacgtaatggcagatatcagttaaatacttaattaattcagcagtaatctcattaaatacttcatgaacattattaatgacgcacaccggtttgagaaatgaccagtgaccaaaaattctgagtgatttcaaacctctgaaaaatgctcctcaaagcgacagATCCCacttttatactgctcgaccactcgagtgcaactgctagtttatgggaatcagtcGTGGGTGTTCGTACTGTGCGtagttagtgatataggagcacaaaagtaaaaatcacggaattgaggcacacacgtcggacaaaatttaaatgtgttactgtatgaaaacccaaggacttacaataaagaaactcatttatatggctttattaactatcccttgttctgtgaatgtgggtatcataatggggaagttattatttcaaaagttatgaagcaaaaacgagtaaattctggaaaccggacactccattttaggccaaatttcgcccgtttttgaactttcggattttttcaaggcgagatgtaaaacctggcggtcttctaaatatgctctccatcaagtcaagagtcctataaaaacgtgtgatttttttcatgtccgtacttcaattttaaaggtacttttttcgccccagtaggtcgattggtcgtccccgtagaaatgccccTATCATTATCTTATGATCTGCCCGCGTCATAATATGGCACCTAATTATCGATGAAATTAATTATCATGTAGTTTATCGAAGAAAGTTTTTAGTCTCATCGTGAGCAGCGCGCAAGGCGCGTGATAAGTGCTCCAGTTGCCCCGGCCGCGCGATAACcccgctgcgcgcgcgcacctcGGAGTCGTCGGCCGCGGAAACAACACGTCACAACACACGATGCTTCCCCAAAcagaatttgatttattttttattttagcaacatattatcataaacgtgTTACTGGTTAATAAatggtaataataaaataggcTCCAATTATAGCGCTGAAGTCAAAGTTATAAAAGGCTGAACGCCTTATTTCACCACCACGAACTTCGAAGGATAAAAAATGAGCTGTTTTGAAATAAGATTGTTTATTCATAGGTATTTTGTaaactacatttattttatttgaagtagTCATTTATggctaaaataaattatttactaaGTTAAATGCATTCTGAAAACGAGACAAAATATCAAAAcgactaggtacctacctatgtaagaTTTTTTCATTAATACGTTCTAGCAAAACgacatttattattaaaaaccagAATTAATAACTAATTCAATAATGGGACTAGAAACCATCCTCATTAAACcagatcaattttatttaaaagagcACTTGAATTCTGTCAACCGGTTATAC
It includes:
- the LOC135087010 gene encoding protein henna, producing MDIQAQRTQREVSSSPPDKPKLMEGGNYIREGRDSAKSTWLLFSPQAKDNVGSLAKYLTIFSKHGVNLSHIESRSSVRRPGYEFMVECEHGTGDFGAALEDLKKIVGYLNIISRNYKDNRSAVPWFPRRIRDLDRFANQILSYGAELDSDHPGFTDATYRARRKYFADIAYNYKHGQPLPHVDYTKEEVATWGEVFRKLAELYPTHACKEHNHVFPLLIENCGYREDNIPQLEDVSNFLKDCTGFTLRPVAGLLSSRDFLAGLAFRVFHSTQYIRHHSRPLYTPEPDVCHELLGHAPLFADPAFAQFSQEIGLASLGAPDDYIEKLATCFWFTVEFGLCRQGGTLKAFGAGLLSSFGELQYCLSDEPQLKEFHPEVTGLTKYPITEYQPVYFVANSFEDAKDKMIKFAQTIPRDFGVRYNPYTQSIDILDSSKQMKDLLREVHQEMDLLLNVMEKL